A genomic window from Plasmodium malariae genome assembly, chromosome: 10 includes:
- the PmUG01_10052500 gene encoding fam-m protein, producing the protein MDQNIKLLLFIKISTFILLTWIYYINSELVQLYNLKCTFNKSPDKNYNLSKRFDKKSYRILAKYKQNKDSNDIYLKEIFENNGENKKRNIFNNENCRTGKNKQSNRNLLNKAQYYIDVIDYNNGMFDGKHFHFEKKWLKKRDYDEFRKQKRRSGEIALKKIKFRSYGLGITIFSFFLFLGIGLAVLPKLPFLKGVWDAIEKAQFFIQLKGAIEVAETYVNNYLYVILFIVLMVILSAIVIIVIYKILRNNEKYEKIKLMIE; encoded by the exons atGGATCAAAACATTAAGTTGctcctttttataaaaatttctacatttatacttttaacaTGGATATACTATATTAACAGTGAGTTGGTAcagttatataatttaaag tgtACGTTTAACAAATCCCCCGATAAAAACTATAACCTCAGTAAAagatttgataaaaaaagttatcgAATACtggcaaaatataaacagaataaagattcaaatgatatatatttaaaagaaatatttgaaaataatggagaaaataagaagagaaatatattcaataatgaaaattgcagaacaggaaaaaataagcaaTCAAACagaaatttattaaacaAAGCGCAATACTATATAGACGttatagattataataatggaatgtttgatggaaaacatttccattttgagaaaaaatggttaaaaaaaagagattatGACGAATttagaaaacaaaaaaggagaaGTGGAGAAATagccttaaaaaaaataaaatttagaagtTACGGTTTAGGAATCaccatattttctttttttttatttttgggAATAGGATTAGCCGTCCTACCAAAATTACCATTTTTAAAAGGGGTATGGGATGCTATTGAAAAAGCACAATTCTTTATACAACTTAAAGGAGCTATTGAAGTTGCGGaaacatatgtaaataactatctttatgtaatattatttatagtaCTTATGGTTATATTATCAGCTATAGTTATAATAGTGATTTATAagattttaagaaataatgaaaaatatgaaaaaataaagttgaTGATTGagtaa
- the PmUG01_10052400 gene encoding fam-l protein, which produces MEQKIKSLLFIKIATFNLFIWICYFCIFTSTFNKSLDECYKHSRKLYTINYRLLAKYEHDNDSIIVRLKEGIQNGVHDRRDKSRSGIFSDEKKKKPNGGSPRIERSHKKNMKNKYHIFETKKLSYLEKKIFKELDYEDFLKNNRTFSDKVYKKIIFKKCGLRVALPLLVFLVLSLSYILDKFWGYGLTSALYNVILIFSPVQQISIAPGNSIKISSAIKDLHDFLNKPSLQWFTQILLENTVTKKIANFCVTGFLGFLIYFVPLFILSIMLISAVVYYHKKVKKYEKIKFRKR; this is translated from the exons atggaacaaaaaattaagtcactcttatttattaaaattgctacatttaacctttttatttggatatgttatttttgcattttcaca aGTACGTTTAACAAATCTTTGGATGAATGCTACAAACATAGTAGAAAATTGTATACAATAAATTATCGTTTACTAGCAAAATATGAACATGATAACGATTCAATTATTGTTCGTTTAAAAGAAGGGATACAGAATGGAGTGCATGATAGAAGAGATAAATCTAGAAGTGGAATATTTAgtgatgaaaaaaagaaaaagccaAATGGAGGTTCACCTAGGATTGAAAGAagccataaaaaaaatatgaaaaataaatatcatatatttgaaacaaaaaaattgtcttatttagaaaaaaaaatattcaaagaactaGATTATGAAGATTTTCTAAAAAACAACAGGACATTTAGTGATAaggtttataaaaaaataatatttaaaaaatgcgGATTGCGAGTTGCTTTGCCTTTATTAGTATTTTTGGtgttatcattatcataCATATTAGATAAGTTTTGGGGATATGGACTTACATCTGCTTTGTATAATGtaatacttattttttcacCTGTTCAACAAATAAGTATTGCACCTGGgaattcaataaaaatatcttcGGCCATAAAAGATTTACAtgattttttgaataaaccATCTTTACAATGGTTCACACaaattttattagaaaaCACAGTGACAAAAAAGATAGCAAATTTTTGTGTGACAGGATTTTTGGgatttctaatatattttgtgcctttattcatattaagtATAATGCTTATATCAGCGGTtgtttattatcataaaaaagttaaaaaatatgaaaaaattaagttcagGAAAAggtaa